In the Cerasicoccus sp. TK19100 genome, ACGTGTCATCATCCTCTCCCAAAACAGAACAATGGAACTCGCGGCTGGGCGTCATTCTGGCGGTTGCCGGTAGCGCGGTTGGTCTGGGTAACTTTTTGCGATTCCCCGGCCAGGTCGCCCAAAACGGCGGCGGTGCCTTCATGATCGCCTACTTTGTTTCCTTCTTGTTGATCGGTTTGCCGATCTGCTGGGCGGAATGGACCATGGGCCGTCACGGTGGCCAGAAAGGCTACAACTCCAGCCCCGGCATTTTTAACGCAATCTGGCGCAGTCCGGCATCGAAATACATCGGCATCATCGGGGTCATCATCCCGGTGGTCATTTATATGTATTATGTTTACATTGAGGCTTGGTGCCTGGGCTACGCGGTCAATTTCGCCCTCGGCAACCTGGAGTTCACCACCATCGACGAGTCCAAGGCGTGGTGGGCCTCATTCATCGGCATTGAGAAAGACGGGCAGGCCTTCGAGGGCTTTGGCATCGGCAATGTGGCGATCTTCCTGTTCTTCGTCTTCATCCTGAATTTTGTGCTGATCTTTCGCGGCATTTCGGGCGGCATTGAGTTTTTCTGCAAGTTTGCCGTGCCCACGCTGGTGCTACTGGCGGTGGTCGTATTAATCCGCGTGATGACGCTCTCAACCGACGTCACCGCGCCGGAAGAAAACGTCAACAACGGCCTGGGCTTTCTCTGGAATCCAGTGAAGTCGTTCGTTGTGGAAACCGATGTCGCCACCGGTGAAACGACCCGACGCGAGATCGTCGACAAAGACTTCAAGGAACACTACTCGGCCATTAGCGGCACAACCGAGAACGGTGTGAAATACGAGTATGAAACGGTCGGCGTCGTGAAGCAGCTGATGAATCCGCAGCTCTGGCTCGCGGCGGCGGGGCAAATATTTTTCTCCCTCTCGGTGGGCTTCGGCGTGATAATCACCTACTCCAGCTAC is a window encoding:
- a CDS encoding sodium-dependent transporter translates to MSSSSPKTEQWNSRLGVILAVAGSAVGLGNFLRFPGQVAQNGGGAFMIAYFVSFLLIGLPICWAEWTMGRHGGQKGYNSSPGIFNAIWRSPASKYIGIIGVIIPVVIYMYYVYIEAWCLGYAVNFALGNLEFTTIDESKAWWASFIGIEKDGQAFEGFGIGNVAIFLFFVFILNFVLIFRGISGGIEFFCKFAVPTLVLLAVVVLIRVMTLSTDVTAPEENVNNGLGFLWNPVKSFVVETDVATGETTRREIVDKDFKEHYSAISGTTENGVKYEYETVGVVKQLMNPQLWLAAAGQIFFSLSVGFGVIITYSSYMRKNDDVVLSGLSATSANEFCEVALGGLITIPAAVAFIGVAGLAGAGLGTFDLGFKVLPLVFSEMPIGNAFGALWFFLLFLAAMTSSISMLQPGIAFIEETMKADRKRSCAILGLITAIGCGFVVYFSAGIKALDTLDFWVGTFLIFVLATIQIILFGWVFGIDRGFKEAHEGAAIKIPGVYRFIMKYVSPLFLIVIFVCFVLTNVFGISFTGGEAHLSGYVTDLIGTEDSKPNVVAWLSVGLVAILFAFFAVLVSSVKRYKKLHENWKEQA